In a genomic window of Glycine max cultivar Williams 82 chromosome 13, Glycine_max_v4.0, whole genome shotgun sequence:
- the LOC100814718 gene encoding vesicle-associated membrane protein 711 — protein sequence MGILYGMVARGQVVLAEFSATQSNASVVAKQILSKINQGSDNNNDSNVSFSHDRYVFHVKRTDGLTVLCMADDAFGRIAPFAFLEDIHKKFVKTYARAILSAPAYAMNDEFSRVLNQQMEYYSNDPNADRLNRLKGEMTQVRTVMIDNIDKVLERGGRLELLVEKTSAMNSNSIRFKRQSRRYKNNLWWSNVRLTVALVIIFVIVVYIILAFICHGPLLSSCWR from the exons ATGGGGATATTGTATGGAATGGTGGCAAGGGGGCAGGTGGTTCTGGCTGAGTTCAGCGCCACCCAGAGTAATGCTAGTGTAGTAGCCAAACAGATACTCAGCAAGATCAATCAAGGGAGTGATAACAATAATGATTCCAATGTTTCCTTTTCCCACGATCGCTATGTTTTTCATGTCAAGAGGACAGATGGCCTCACTGTTCTTTGCATGGCTGATGATGCATTTGGAA GAATAGCCCCTTTTGCATTTCTTGAagatattcataaaaaatttgtgaAGACGTATGCCCGTGCTATTCTTTCAGCTCCTGCCTATGCCATGAATGATGAGTTCTCAAGGGTCTTGAACCAACAGATGGAATATTACTCCAATGACCCAAATGCTGACAGATTAAACCGTCTCAAAGGTGAAATGACTCAG GTGAGAACGGTGATGATAGACAACATTGACAAAGTGTTGGAGAGAGGTGGTCGGTTGGAGCTGCTGGTGGAGAAAACTTCAGCAATGAATAGCAATTCGATTCGTTTCAAAAGGCAGTCCCGCCGTTATAAAAATAACCTGTGGTGGAGTAATGTTAGGCTAAC GGTTGCACTTGTTATAATTTTCGTCATTGTCGTTTACATTATACTCGCCTTCATCTGCCATGGTCCCTTGTTGTCTTCGTGCTGGAGATAA
- the LOC100802079 gene encoding uncharacterized protein isoform X1 yields MSWLFKSNHPDPESSNLHNRTVIHSSSPPHPAADRHGVKDDISHIFRGVANFLAPPPPSSSSSSSSSSSSSSAGDSSSSQALSGIRNDLVEIGGSFKNSLSRISSNKAVTGISKLASQLLQLEPDQQRSNDDDAVPGTTEDVVRFVKEISARPQCWTEFPLPLHNADFSMSNSQREHALAIEQLVPEFIALRLNLCSYMNVEKFWMIYFLLILPRLNQHDFERLSTPKIVEARDVLLQKLGERKNLQAGEPENPRTVDTYQEGREDRGTESISFEQNQILTEVTNAVEGLEVDDTVSTEKWLEDTDIDASSLASCTKLQQEEDVSFSDLEDDRSYSSDKLSGYREAHDIRGSSPEGATSDWVRLRESSERDGRKKVIRLKGKDSEDESNDWLTVDDFN; encoded by the exons ATGTCCTGGCTCTTCAAGTCcaaccaccctgacccagaatCTTCTAATCTCCACAACCGCACCGTTATCCACTCGTCTTCGCCGCCGCATCCCGCCGCCGATCGCCACGGCGTCAAGGACGACATATCGCATATTTTCCGCGGCGTCGCCAACTTCCTCGCTCCGCCGCCGccgtcttcctcttcctcttcttcttcttcttcttcttcctcctccgcCGGCGATTCCTCCTCCTCGCAAGCTCTGTCAGGAATCCGGAACGATCTCGTGGAGATCGGCGGAAGCTTCAAAAACTCTCTCTCGCGCATTTCCTCGAACAAAGCCGTCACCGGAATCTCCAAGCTCGCTTCGCAGTTGTTGCAGTTGGAGCCTGATCAACAACGGAGCAACGATGACGACGCGGTGCCTGGAACGACGGAAGATGTTGTTCGTTTCGTGAAGGAGATTTCTGCGCGGCCTCAGTGTTGGACTGAATTCCCCTTGCCACTCCATAACG CAGATTTTAGCATGTCCAATTCTCAGAGAGAACATGCATTGGCTATAGAGCAACTGGTACCCGAATTCATTGCACTAAGACTGAATCTTTGCAGTTACATGAATGTGGAAAAGTTTTGGATGatctattttttgttaatacttCCAAGACTAAATCAGCATGATTTTGAGCGCCTATCAACTCCCAAG ATTGTTGAAGCAAGAGATGTGCTTCTTCAGAAACTAGGAGAGAGGAAAAATTTGCAAGCTGGAGAACCTGAAAACCCAAGGACTGTGGATACATATCAAGAGGGTAGGGAGGACCGTGGAACAGAAAGTATCTCATTTGAGCAAAATCAGATATTGACTGAGGTTACAAACGCAGTAGAGGGTTTAGAAGTTGATGACACGGTTAGCACTGAAAAATGGTTGGAAGATACAGACATTGATGCTAGTTCATTGGCTTCCTGTACAAAACTTCAACAGGAAGAGGACGTCTCATTCAGTGACCTAGAGGATGATAGGAGTTATAGCTCCGATAAATTATCTGGCTACAGGGAGGCGCATGACATAAGGGGTTCATCACCTGAAGGTGCTACTAGTGACTGGGTTCGGCTGCGTGAAAGTTCTGAGAGAGATGGCAGGAAGAAGGTTATCCGTTTGAAGGGTAAGGATTCAGAAGATGAGTCAAATGATTGGCTCACTGTTGATGATTTCAATTAG
- the LOC100802079 gene encoding uncharacterized protein isoform X4: MSWLFKSNHPDPESSNLHNRTVIHSSSPPHPAADRHGVKDDISHIFRGVANFLAPPPPSSSSSSSSSSSSSSAGDSSSSQALSGIRNDLVEIGGSFKNSLSRISSNKAVTGISKLASQLLQLEPDQQRSNDDDAVPGTTEDVVRFVKEISARPQCWTEFPLPLHNDFSMSNSQREHALAIEQLVPEFIALRLNLCSYMNVEKFWMIYFLLILPRLNQHDFERLSTPKKLGERKNLQAGEPENPRTVDTYQEGREDRGTESISFEQNQILTEVTNAVEGLEVDDTVSTEKWLEDTDIDASSLASCTKLQQEEDVSFSDLEDDRSYSSDKLSGYREAHDIRGSSPEGATSDWVRLRESSERDGRKKVIRLKGKDSEDESNDWLTVDDFN; encoded by the exons ATGTCCTGGCTCTTCAAGTCcaaccaccctgacccagaatCTTCTAATCTCCACAACCGCACCGTTATCCACTCGTCTTCGCCGCCGCATCCCGCCGCCGATCGCCACGGCGTCAAGGACGACATATCGCATATTTTCCGCGGCGTCGCCAACTTCCTCGCTCCGCCGCCGccgtcttcctcttcctcttcttcttcttcttcttcttcctcctccgcCGGCGATTCCTCCTCCTCGCAAGCTCTGTCAGGAATCCGGAACGATCTCGTGGAGATCGGCGGAAGCTTCAAAAACTCTCTCTCGCGCATTTCCTCGAACAAAGCCGTCACCGGAATCTCCAAGCTCGCTTCGCAGTTGTTGCAGTTGGAGCCTGATCAACAACGGAGCAACGATGACGACGCGGTGCCTGGAACGACGGAAGATGTTGTTCGTTTCGTGAAGGAGATTTCTGCGCGGCCTCAGTGTTGGACTGAATTCCCCTTGCCACTCCATAACG ATTTTAGCATGTCCAATTCTCAGAGAGAACATGCATTGGCTATAGAGCAACTGGTACCCGAATTCATTGCACTAAGACTGAATCTTTGCAGTTACATGAATGTGGAAAAGTTTTGGATGatctattttttgttaatacttCCAAGACTAAATCAGCATGATTTTGAGCGCCTATCAACTCCCAAG AAACTAGGAGAGAGGAAAAATTTGCAAGCTGGAGAACCTGAAAACCCAAGGACTGTGGATACATATCAAGAGGGTAGGGAGGACCGTGGAACAGAAAGTATCTCATTTGAGCAAAATCAGATATTGACTGAGGTTACAAACGCAGTAGAGGGTTTAGAAGTTGATGACACGGTTAGCACTGAAAAATGGTTGGAAGATACAGACATTGATGCTAGTTCATTGGCTTCCTGTACAAAACTTCAACAGGAAGAGGACGTCTCATTCAGTGACCTAGAGGATGATAGGAGTTATAGCTCCGATAAATTATCTGGCTACAGGGAGGCGCATGACATAAGGGGTTCATCACCTGAAGGTGCTACTAGTGACTGGGTTCGGCTGCGTGAAAGTTCTGAGAGAGATGGCAGGAAGAAGGTTATCCGTTTGAAGGGTAAGGATTCAGAAGATGAGTCAAATGATTGGCTCACTGTTGATGATTTCAATTAG
- the LOC100802079 gene encoding uncharacterized protein isoform X2: MSWLFKSNHPDPESSNLHNRTVIHSSSPPHPAADRHGVKDDISHIFRGVANFLAPPPPSSSSSSSSSSSSSSAGDSSSSQALSGIRNDLVEIGGSFKNSLSRISSNKAVTGISKLASQLLQLEPDQQRSNDDDAVPGTTEDVVRFVKEISARPQCWTEFPLPLHNDFSMSNSQREHALAIEQLVPEFIALRLNLCSYMNVEKFWMIYFLLILPRLNQHDFERLSTPKIVEARDVLLQKLGERKNLQAGEPENPRTVDTYQEGREDRGTESISFEQNQILTEVTNAVEGLEVDDTVSTEKWLEDTDIDASSLASCTKLQQEEDVSFSDLEDDRSYSSDKLSGYREAHDIRGSSPEGATSDWVRLRESSERDGRKKVIRLKGKDSEDESNDWLTVDDFN; this comes from the exons ATGTCCTGGCTCTTCAAGTCcaaccaccctgacccagaatCTTCTAATCTCCACAACCGCACCGTTATCCACTCGTCTTCGCCGCCGCATCCCGCCGCCGATCGCCACGGCGTCAAGGACGACATATCGCATATTTTCCGCGGCGTCGCCAACTTCCTCGCTCCGCCGCCGccgtcttcctcttcctcttcttcttcttcttcttcttcctcctccgcCGGCGATTCCTCCTCCTCGCAAGCTCTGTCAGGAATCCGGAACGATCTCGTGGAGATCGGCGGAAGCTTCAAAAACTCTCTCTCGCGCATTTCCTCGAACAAAGCCGTCACCGGAATCTCCAAGCTCGCTTCGCAGTTGTTGCAGTTGGAGCCTGATCAACAACGGAGCAACGATGACGACGCGGTGCCTGGAACGACGGAAGATGTTGTTCGTTTCGTGAAGGAGATTTCTGCGCGGCCTCAGTGTTGGACTGAATTCCCCTTGCCACTCCATAACG ATTTTAGCATGTCCAATTCTCAGAGAGAACATGCATTGGCTATAGAGCAACTGGTACCCGAATTCATTGCACTAAGACTGAATCTTTGCAGTTACATGAATGTGGAAAAGTTTTGGATGatctattttttgttaatacttCCAAGACTAAATCAGCATGATTTTGAGCGCCTATCAACTCCCAAG ATTGTTGAAGCAAGAGATGTGCTTCTTCAGAAACTAGGAGAGAGGAAAAATTTGCAAGCTGGAGAACCTGAAAACCCAAGGACTGTGGATACATATCAAGAGGGTAGGGAGGACCGTGGAACAGAAAGTATCTCATTTGAGCAAAATCAGATATTGACTGAGGTTACAAACGCAGTAGAGGGTTTAGAAGTTGATGACACGGTTAGCACTGAAAAATGGTTGGAAGATACAGACATTGATGCTAGTTCATTGGCTTCCTGTACAAAACTTCAACAGGAAGAGGACGTCTCATTCAGTGACCTAGAGGATGATAGGAGTTATAGCTCCGATAAATTATCTGGCTACAGGGAGGCGCATGACATAAGGGGTTCATCACCTGAAGGTGCTACTAGTGACTGGGTTCGGCTGCGTGAAAGTTCTGAGAGAGATGGCAGGAAGAAGGTTATCCGTTTGAAGGGTAAGGATTCAGAAGATGAGTCAAATGATTGGCTCACTGTTGATGATTTCAATTAG
- the LOC100802079 gene encoding uncharacterized protein isoform X3, translating into MSWLFKSNHPDPESSNLHNRTVIHSSSPPHPAADRHGVKDDISHIFRGVANFLAPPPPSSSSSSSSSSSSSSAGDSSSSQALSGIRNDLVEIGGSFKNSLSRISSNKAVTGISKLASQLLQLEPDQQRSNDDDAVPGTTEDVVRFVKEISARPQCWTEFPLPLHNADFSMSNSQREHALAIEQLVPEFIALRLNLCSYMNVEKFWMIYFLLILPRLNQHDFERLSTPKKLGERKNLQAGEPENPRTVDTYQEGREDRGTESISFEQNQILTEVTNAVEGLEVDDTVSTEKWLEDTDIDASSLASCTKLQQEEDVSFSDLEDDRSYSSDKLSGYREAHDIRGSSPEGATSDWVRLRESSERDGRKKVIRLKGKDSEDESNDWLTVDDFN; encoded by the exons ATGTCCTGGCTCTTCAAGTCcaaccaccctgacccagaatCTTCTAATCTCCACAACCGCACCGTTATCCACTCGTCTTCGCCGCCGCATCCCGCCGCCGATCGCCACGGCGTCAAGGACGACATATCGCATATTTTCCGCGGCGTCGCCAACTTCCTCGCTCCGCCGCCGccgtcttcctcttcctcttcttcttcttcttcttcttcctcctccgcCGGCGATTCCTCCTCCTCGCAAGCTCTGTCAGGAATCCGGAACGATCTCGTGGAGATCGGCGGAAGCTTCAAAAACTCTCTCTCGCGCATTTCCTCGAACAAAGCCGTCACCGGAATCTCCAAGCTCGCTTCGCAGTTGTTGCAGTTGGAGCCTGATCAACAACGGAGCAACGATGACGACGCGGTGCCTGGAACGACGGAAGATGTTGTTCGTTTCGTGAAGGAGATTTCTGCGCGGCCTCAGTGTTGGACTGAATTCCCCTTGCCACTCCATAACG CAGATTTTAGCATGTCCAATTCTCAGAGAGAACATGCATTGGCTATAGAGCAACTGGTACCCGAATTCATTGCACTAAGACTGAATCTTTGCAGTTACATGAATGTGGAAAAGTTTTGGATGatctattttttgttaatacttCCAAGACTAAATCAGCATGATTTTGAGCGCCTATCAACTCCCAAG AAACTAGGAGAGAGGAAAAATTTGCAAGCTGGAGAACCTGAAAACCCAAGGACTGTGGATACATATCAAGAGGGTAGGGAGGACCGTGGAACAGAAAGTATCTCATTTGAGCAAAATCAGATATTGACTGAGGTTACAAACGCAGTAGAGGGTTTAGAAGTTGATGACACGGTTAGCACTGAAAAATGGTTGGAAGATACAGACATTGATGCTAGTTCATTGGCTTCCTGTACAAAACTTCAACAGGAAGAGGACGTCTCATTCAGTGACCTAGAGGATGATAGGAGTTATAGCTCCGATAAATTATCTGGCTACAGGGAGGCGCATGACATAAGGGGTTCATCACCTGAAGGTGCTACTAGTGACTGGGTTCGGCTGCGTGAAAGTTCTGAGAGAGATGGCAGGAAGAAGGTTATCCGTTTGAAGGGTAAGGATTCAGAAGATGAGTCAAATGATTGGCTCACTGTTGATGATTTCAATTAG